GCCAGACCATCCGGAGAAGGTTGAACTGCATAAGAAAGCTTAATACCCCACTGCGAACCATCACCAAGGAGTTGTTCAAATCGTGGCGTATCCTGTGGTGTAGAGATAACTAAAATATCGCGAATTCCCGCCATCATCAGAGTTGTCAGCGGATAGTAAACCATCGGCTTATCGTAAATCGGAAGAAGCTGCTTACTTACAACTGTTGTTGCAGGATAAAGTCTAGTACCAGAACCGCCGGCAAGAATAATCCCCTTCATTACTTACGTCCCCCATAATTTTTATCCAACCATTCGCGGTAACTACCAGAAACAATGTTTGAAACCCAAGTTTCATTATCTAGGTACCACTGGATAGTCTTAGCCAATCCAGTTTCGAAATTTTCTTTGGGCATCCAACCCAGCTCTTTTTCAATCTTAGTGGCATCAATGGCATAGCGCTTGTCGTGCCCCGGACGATCCGTCACATACTTCTTCTGTGATTTATAACTCTGGCCGTCTTTGCGAGGACGAATTTTATCCAAAGTATTGCAAATTGTATCTACGACCTCGATGTTCTTTTTTTCATTCCAACCACCGACGTTGTATGTTTCGCCCAGGCGACCCTTTGCAAGTGCGAGCTCGATCGCCTCACAGTGGTCAACCACATAGAGCCAATCGCGGATATTAGAGCCGTCGCCGTAGATTGGAAGATCCTTACCATTCAAAGCATTATGTATCATTAGCGGGATCAACTTTTCCGGAAACTGATACGGCCCATAGTTGTTTGAGCAATTCGTGGTTACAGTCGGCAATCCATACGTGTGATGGTAAGCGCGCACCAAGTGATCACTTGCAGCCTTAGAAGCAGAATACGGACTATTTGGCTGATAAGGAGTTGTTTCACTGAACGCGGGGTCATTTACTTCCAAACTTCCATAAACTTCATCCGTAGAAACATGCAGGAAGCGGAATGCTTTCTTTTCGGCTTCCGGAAGTTGTGACCAGTATTCTTTAGTTACTTGAAGCAAGTTAAAGGTACCAACAATGTTGGTCTGAATAAATTCGCCTGGACCATGGATCGAACGATCGACATGGCTTTCCGCCGCAAAATTCAAAATGGCGCGGGGCTTATGCTCGCGAACCAACTTCTCTAATGCAGGCAAATCCAAAAGATCTGCTTTGGCAAAAATATATTTGGAATTACTTTCCACAGATTTTAAATTTTCGAGATTACCTGCGTAGGTCAATTTATCGATATTAACAACAGGCTCGTTGTTATTTTTCAACCAATTCAGAATAAAATTGGAACCGATAAATCCAGCTCCGCCTGTTACGAAAATCATAGTAATAACCCCAATTTAACAAAGATAAAAATGTACCTTAGAACATTCGAATATCCAACGGAATGCAACGCAAAATGATTCTTTCTATGCAGGCCTCAACCCCTGTGTTACCAAATATAGAAGGCCAATTAGATCAAGGACAACACTTTGCAGCAATCACCTATGACGATCTACTTTGATATCAGCACACTCAACCCAGACAAGGTTACGGGCGTAGGTGTCTATATGCTTCAGCTATGGGAGCGTCTCCGCAAAAGGACCGATCTAGTCGTCATTCCCGTGCTAAAACTTTCACGCATCAAAAAACGCGCAAAACTTGAGCAGTTCTTAAACTCTAAAATTCAGCTAATTTGGCCGTGGACGGGAATGGGTTCGAAAAATGCCCTCTACCACGGGCCTGATTTTAAAGTACTTATGAATGCCTTCCTTCCCCGCGTGGTCACCGTTCACGACATGGTGGTTTTTGAAAAGTCGTACAACAATCCAGCTTTCTACACCAAAGGCATTAAGGAACTAACTCAGGTTCTCAACAAAAAACTAAACGCCGTGGTCGTTAATTCTGAGTTCACAAAATCTGAAGTATTAAAGCACTTCCCAGAGTTAAAACAAAAAACTCACGTCACCTATCTTGGTTGCGACCGTACTTATCCCCCTCAAGTGCCATTCGAAGACGATAGACTTGGCAAGTATATTTTGTTCCTGGGAACTTTGGAAAAACGCAAAAATCCAGTTGCAGTTCTTGATGCTTTTAAAATCCTTTGCGATCAAGGTACCGATTTAAAATTAGTTTTAGCCGGAACCTGGGGTTATGGCGAAAACGAAATCAAACAAGCCTTGGTGCGATTTCCATATCCAGACAGAGTCTTTCATTTAAACTACGTTCCTAACAATCAAGTTGCTGGCTTATTCAAAAATGCCCAAGCGTTCGTTTTTCCGAGCCTGTATGAAGGTTTTGGCATTCCAGTATTGGAAGCCATGAGCCTGGGGTGCCCTGTAATCACTTCAGATAAAGGGGTATTGAGAGAAATCACGGGCGATGCCGCATTACACGCATCCCCGACTGAGCCGAATGAAATTGCGCAATCTCTGATTCGTCTACTTGGTTCGGAAGAATTAAAACAAAGCCTGATCACGAAGGGTCGCATTCAGGCCGCTAAATTTACGTGGGATAAATGCGCAGAAGAAACGGTCAACATTTACAAGTCCATTTTAAAAGCGACTATTTAAGCGCCTTCAATACCGGCTCTAACATTCGCATTGAACCGTAACAAGTAAAGTGAACGCCATCATTCCAGAACTTAGGGGAACCATCATCCCCTTCGATCCCTTGAAAAGCATCAACGATCTTAACTTTTGAATTCTTTGAGAGCTCGATCAATTCCTGAATCCACTTTTCATGCCGCGCATATATTTCAGCATGCTCAGCCTTTAATTTTGCCAGAAACACGGGATTGTAAGGAATCACGACAACGACAACTTCAACGCCATTGTCAGACAAGGACCTCACTTGATCCGCAAATAGCTTCCAGGCGTTTTCACTTTGGGCAGATTTAATTGGGCCGTTTACGTAGTTCTGATAAAGCATCTGCACTTCGCGTGAAAGACCCTCGACCGACTCATTGCCTTTGAATCCTGGATCCATGCAGCGCTCATAAAGCTCACTACCCGGGCCTTGGTTTACTGCGACTGAATTTTTATGTTTCACATGATGAAGTGATGCTTCAAAGGTATTATGATCAATAAGAGACTGCCAATGGGAAGCTCTTAACCAAGGATTTTCATGCGCGCTTGTATCAGGCAAATATTTTCGAAGAGCTTCAGTGTTTTTAATTCTTGAATCCGTGTTTTCAGAAATCAACTCGAAGTAATCAGCAAACCAGATCACTCTTTTCAATTTGGTTTTTTCTTTGGCCATATTGCTGAAGATGATTTTAGTCATGACTTCGGCACCTTCGGTGGCGCCGTTAATTGTTTTTAACCCCGTCACTTGCTCTACCCATTGGGGCGGAGTGGTTTGCGCGCGAGAGGATCCTAGAATCAACTGCTCAGCTTCTGGATGCGCCAGAATTGTTTGAGCTGTTTTGTAGTAAATATTCAAACTTGATCTTTTTAGGCTTACTTCAGAACAGTTGTAAAAACACTGCGGGTCGGTTTGATAATTAAACAGAGCAATGCCACCCAATAGTAAAATGATCGTCGCTATAAGCAGATAGAGAGCTTTTAAAGAAGACATAAACTCCCCTTCCTAGAACTGGAAGTAGAGGAACGGAGATTCCTCGCCCATATAAGTTAAACAAACTACAAACATCAGCGCCAACAACACCACTCGCCACGCGGAAGGCTTAAACTTGATTTCCCAAGTGTTGCGAGCAAATAGTGCAATCGGCAGCGCTAAAATCAAAGCTGCGAAGAAGCGATCACGGTGCTTGGTTGCAATAAACAGAATATCCCAACTGACCGGTCCCTGGATCATGAAGACTTTAGACAGCCATAAATTCGCTGTGTGTATATCCGGCGCCCTAAAGAACACCCACGCCACGTTCACAGCCAGGAACGTCAAAATCCACTTTAACCATTTAAACTTAAACAAATCCCAACCGCGGTTCGTAAAGAATCGTTCGACAAGCAATAAACTGCCATGGAAGCAGCCCCAAACCACATAAGTCCAAGCAGCACCATGCCACAGACCACCGATCGCCATCGTCAGAAACAGATTACGATAGGTTTTCAATTTGCCGGCGCGATTACCACCCAAGGAGATGTACAAATAATCCCGTAACCAGGCCGACAAGCTGATATGCCATTTTTGCCAGAACTCAGTGATTGATTTGGATTTGTACGGGGAATTGAAGTTTTGTGGGAATTGGATGTTCATCATCAATCCCAAACCAACGGCCATATCAGAATAGCCACTGAAATCAAAATACAACTGCATGGTGTATCCCACCATCGCGAGCCACGACTCCCCTGTGGAAAGTTGCGCCATATTGCCAATCATCGGATCGATAACAATGGCAATGCGATCGGCGATCAGCATCTTCTTGGTCAAACCAAAGATAAAGAAGTAACAGCCGCGCCAGAAGTTTTCGGCCTTGAATACATAAGTTTCATTAGCCTCTAGCTGGGGAACGATCACATTATGACGAACCAATGGTCCCGAGATCTGATGCGGAAATAAAGTCACATAACCCGCAAATTCCAACAAGTTAGCGTGAGCATCTGAAGTCTTACGATAGACGTCGATCACGTAAGACATCGACTGAAATGTGTAAAATGAAATACCAATCGGCAATACCAACGCCAAATGAGGAAGCAACGCCTGAGAAACCCCTGCGCTTTGAAAAACTCCATTCATAGATTCAGCGAAGAAGTTGTAATACTTAAAGAATCCCAAAATAGAGAGATTGCAAATCACCGACGTCAGCAGCAGCGCTTTTCGCATCCGCTGAGTTTTTGCATAGTAGATAGCCTTGGCTAAGTAAAAATCCAGGACAACCGTGAACAACAATAGAAAGACGTAGGTTTTACTCCAGTACGCGTAAAACACGACGCTTGAGAAAAATAAGAACCACAACTGCAGATTCTTTTTTGTGATCAGGTAATAGCCCAACAACGTGAGCGGCAAAAATAAGAATAAAAATGAGTACGAATTAAATAACATTGCAGCGAGACTATAGAAGAGCTTTCATTAGAAACCAACCGTCTTAAGATGTGCCAAATCGCGTCAAGGCATAGGCGCTAAACCCACGAACAGCCCCGTAGATCACCAAAAATGCAATTTCCAAATTGTGCGAAAATATTGATAAACAATTACAATCAGTATAAAAATCTCAGTTCGTGAGGTTCATAATGAAGATTTTGGTTACTGGTGGCGCCGGTTATATCGGGT
This is a stretch of genomic DNA from Bdellovibrio sp. GT3. It encodes these proteins:
- the rfbB gene encoding dTDP-glucose 4,6-dehydratase gives rise to the protein MIFVTGGAGFIGSNFILNWLKNNNEPVVNIDKLTYAGNLENLKSVESNSKYIFAKADLLDLPALEKLVREHKPRAILNFAAESHVDRSIHGPGEFIQTNIVGTFNLLQVTKEYWSQLPEAEKKAFRFLHVSTDEVYGSLEVNDPAFSETTPYQPNSPYSASKAASDHLVRAYHHTYGLPTVTTNCSNNYGPYQFPEKLIPLMIHNALNGKDLPIYGDGSNIRDWLYVVDHCEAIELALAKGRLGETYNVGGWNEKKNIEVVDTICNTLDKIRPRKDGQSYKSQKKYVTDRPGHDKRYAIDATKIEKELGWMPKENFETGLAKTIQWYLDNETWVSNIVSGSYREWLDKNYGGRK
- a CDS encoding glycosyltransferase family 4 protein, whose protein sequence is MTIYFDISTLNPDKVTGVGVYMLQLWERLRKRTDLVVIPVLKLSRIKKRAKLEQFLNSKIQLIWPWTGMGSKNALYHGPDFKVLMNAFLPRVVTVHDMVVFEKSYNNPAFYTKGIKELTQVLNKKLNAVVVNSEFTKSEVLKHFPELKQKTHVTYLGCDRTYPPQVPFEDDRLGKYILFLGTLEKRKNPVAVLDAFKILCDQGTDLKLVLAGTWGYGENEIKQALVRFPYPDRVFHLNYVPNNQVAGLFKNAQAFVFPSLYEGFGIPVLEAMSLGCPVITSDKGVLREITGDAALHASPTEPNEIAQSLIRLLGSEELKQSLITKGRIQAAKFTWDKCAEETVNIYKSILKATI
- a CDS encoding MBOAT family O-acyltransferase; protein product: MLFNSYSFLFLFLPLTLLGYYLITKKNLQLWFLFFSSVVFYAYWSKTYVFLLLFTVVLDFYLAKAIYYAKTQRMRKALLLTSVICNLSILGFFKYYNFFAESMNGVFQSAGVSQALLPHLALVLPIGISFYTFQSMSYVIDVYRKTSDAHANLLEFAGYVTLFPHQISGPLVRHNVIVPQLEANETYVFKAENFWRGCYFFIFGLTKKMLIADRIAIVIDPMIGNMAQLSTGESWLAMVGYTMQLYFDFSGYSDMAVGLGLMMNIQFPQNFNSPYKSKSITEFWQKWHISLSAWLRDYLYISLGGNRAGKLKTYRNLFLTMAIGGLWHGAAWTYVVWGCFHGSLLLVERFFTNRGWDLFKFKWLKWILTFLAVNVAWVFFRAPDIHTANLWLSKVFMIQGPVSWDILFIATKHRDRFFAALILALPIALFARNTWEIKFKPSAWRVVLLALMFVVCLTYMGEESPFLYFQF